A part of Rattus rattus isolate New Zealand chromosome 4, Rrattus_CSIRO_v1, whole genome shotgun sequence genomic DNA contains:
- the Snorc gene encoding protein SNORC — protein sequence MPGTGVPLSIFDFAAEGPQEPNPTLWNDPIELSSGEGPLESTSHKQEFAVSGPPFPTSAPAPEDSTPPARVDQDGGSLGPGAIAAIVIAALLATCVVLALVVVALRKFSAS from the exons ATGCCTGGCACTGGAG TTCCACTGTCTATTTTTGACTTTGCAGCAGAGGGGCCCCAGGAGCCCAATCCCACCTTGTGGAATGACCCTATTGAATTGTCCTCGGGTGAAGGTCCCCTGGAGAGCACTAGCCACAAACAAGAATTTGCAGTCTCTGGCCCCCCATTCCCCACCTCGGCTCCAGCACCAGAGGACAGCACCCCTCCAGCAAGAGTGGACCAGGATGGAG gatCACTTGGGCCAGGCGCCATTGCAGCCATCGTGATCGCTGCCCTGCTGGCCACCTGCGTTGTGCTGGCACTCGTGGTCGTCGCGCTAAGGAAGTTTTCTGCTTCTTGA